In one Tripterygium wilfordii isolate XIE 37 chromosome 22, ASM1340144v1, whole genome shotgun sequence genomic region, the following are encoded:
- the LOC119990386 gene encoding mitochondrial outer membrane protein porin of 34 kDa-like, translating to MAKGPGLYSDIGKKVRDLLYKDYQTDQKFSITTYSPLGVAITSSGVKKGELFVADVNTQLKNKNVTTDIKVDTSSNLLTTITVDEPAPGLKTIFSFRVPDQRSGKVELQYLHDHVGISSSIGLTANPVINFSGVIGTNVVGFGTDLSFDTKTGNFTRCNTGLSFSNEDLIASLTLNDKGDSINASYYHIVNPLTSTAVGAEISHSFSTNENTITLGTQHALDPLTTVKARVNNFGKASALIQHEWHPKSFFSLSGEVDTRVIEKSAKVGLALVLKP from the exons ATGGCGAAGGGCCCTGGTCTCTACTCTGACATCGGCAAGAAAGTCAGGg ACCTTCTCTACAAGGATTACCAGACTGACCAGAAGTTCAGTATCACCACCTACTCTCCCCTTGGAGTT GCTATAACTTCATCAGGAGTAAAGAAAGGAGAGCTGTTTGTTGCTGACGTCAATACCCAGCTGAAGAACAAAAATGTAACCACTGATATTAAAGTGGACACAAGCTCAAAT TTGCTTACAACTATCACAGTTGATGAACCTGCTCCTGGCCTGAAGACAATTTTTTCCTTCCGAGTTCCTGATCAAAGGTCAGGAAAG GTGGAACTTCAATACCTGCATGACCATGTGGGGATAAGCTCAAGCATTGGGTTGACAGCAAACCCTGTAATTAACTTCTCTGGTGTTATCGGTACTAATGTTGTTGGATTTGGTACTGATCTCTCGTTTGACACCAAAACTGGCAATTTCACCAGATGCAATACTGGTTTGAGCTTTTCAAATGAAGATCTGATTGCTTCATTGACTCT GAATGACAAGGGAGACTCAATTAATGCATCCTACTACCATATTGTGAACCCATTGACTAGCACGGCTGTTGGTGCTGAGATTTCCCATAGCTTCTCAACCAACGAGAATACTATCACTCTTGGCACTCAACATGCTTTGGATCCATTGACCACTGTGAAGGCGCGTGTTAACAATTTTGGCAAGGCAAGTGCGCTCATCCAGCATGAATGGCACCCCAAATCATTCTTCAGCTTATCTGGAGAGGTAGACACAAGGGTTATCGAGAAGAGTGCCAAGGTTGGATTGGCTCTGGTTCTTAAGCCATGA